The nucleotide window TTTTACGGGCATTAAGCTTGAGATAACAGTTCACGAGGCAACCAGCTGCACAATCCGACATAGGTTGACGCTACTCTGTTTTAAACGAATGCAAGTTTCAAAGTTATGGGTCAAGATCCAAAATTCAGGATCTTGAATCTTAACTGGTTAACTTTAATTCATTTCAAACCAGAGGAGCGTCAATCCACGTCTTTAGCTGAATTGATTAAGATTACGACAAAGCAGACGTCGTAGCTTTCTAAAACGAATCTGAGGAGCCAAGCTTCCTCCGCACTCGAGAAAACTGACCTACTCTTGCAAAGAGCAACACCGCAATCCACCTATGACAATTTAGGGAGCTCATACAACCATGAAGACAACGACGACAAAAAGGTCACAAATTGCAatgtttaacaatgaaaaacagctttgcacgctttgcaagtCCGTTTTTCTTCATTGTACATTTCGCAGTTGTCCTCGTCCTTTCTACgactcgttctttctacgacgtgaaatgacctgttttgtggttgtgtggacgacgtgttGTGTGGACCCCTCTCCAAACCGACTGTTCCAGTTTAAATCCAGAATAAGTAGTAAATATTTTCTAAGCCAAATAGCTTGGAATAATTAAGAATTGATTGAAGAAACGCGAAGTTAAATTTTTAGGTAACTTtttcgctgtcgtcgacgtcctccttgctaaagctcccttttGTAGGCATCGTGACATGGCTGCTTTAACATACATTGCTAAGCTTTGAAGGAAAGGGAAGGTTCGCCTTACCTTTATTGTAGTCACAAGTGAATAATAAGTTGATTCTTTGTAGACACCTGCGAAcgatttaattttaacaaaaatcaGCGCAATAGTCAATGCTATTGTTACATGTGATTTTCTTTCGTGGTGGTGATTATTGTAAGTTGTGGTTATTGTTTTTTGACAAGTTGTTGTAATGCTGTACCCAATTTCCACGTACTGGCGCACAGCAGAGAATGGAGCAAAACAGGCAGCCCAATCTGGCTTCCACAATTTCCTGCTCGACACCTGTGGCTGACACTGTCGtgccattctcgtccccagaaaCTCCGTTTCTTTTGGTCGCGTGGTCAGAGAAACGGAGGGCTGTGGTAGCAGTAAATTACCGGATGCCCATAAATCACGGACATCCGGTAGCGCATgcttaatttttgccaactaATCTGCTCACGCTCAGAAATTAATCCTTAGGGAGGGCAGAGACGGAAAACTACACAATGAGGTCAAGATGGCCTGTTTCGTTTTAGATGCGTAGCACTTTATGATTTTTATTTCTGCTGTGTATTAATTTTTAGCCAATGAAAAAATTCGGATTTTTTGGCGCGTCCAGAGCCACTCGTCAACGCCATTTTAAGCCCGAAGACGAGtggctctgggaacgagaatgCTTTAGTGCAAGAATCGACTTCCCTTACGCGGCATTCCACCGAAACCCAGACGAGGTAATTGCCTCAAGACCAAGCGGATGCCTACTAGTAAGAAAGAATGTTGGTGGTGTTTTGGCCTGCTTTTCGTGTTGTGGTtgatgttttaaaaaaatcttaccTGCTATGTAGGATGAGGGTAATATGACAGGCGCATGTTCGTTCGTGTTGTGGATGCGGACAGTAACAATTCCAATGTCAGCTCGTGGATGTGGTGCATTGTCTTTTACCTTTACAACaagctaaacaaaagaaatagttcACTGCTAATTTGATCAATTCATTGACTCGCTCATTCATTCGTTCGTTCCTgcgttcgtttcttttgttcgTTCGTTCGCTCGTACGCCCGTCGTTAAATCGTTCACTCGTTAATTTATCCACTCTTTCATTCATTGGTTCCAAATGTCTCCTCGATCTTTTATACATCGTTCCTCAAGGGCTTTACgcaaaaatgttgaaagaaTCTCATTGTCACAATCTAACGACACATGAATAAGCTATCACTCACCGTGTACTCATTCGTACCAGATTCCCTATCGAAAGCCCCAGTAGTGCTGATGACGCCTGTCACATTGTCTATAATGAACTTGTTGACCCCGCCTTCCACGATGTGATACGTTACGTTCCCGTTCGCATCTGAATCAGCGTCGGTTGCCTTAAGCTGAGCAACAAAGGTACCAGGAGCAGTTCcctaaaataaaagataatgCTGTTTCGTGTACAGTATGCATTTAGAGCAATTTTTATGGGAGTTAATGCAAATGCACTTTTTAACACTGTTCTTTGGTATGAATAAATTACCCTGACTTGGAAAGTCCATGTAAGAATTCCCGACGAGATTGCGTTGGAAGACAACCAAAAAAAGTACGTTTCTTTCTTCCTTAATTACCATTCGCTGTAGTGTCTACTCTTACGCCATCTTATGCATCTTTTTCAAACTATCAGTTGTTTTCCATGCTTTAGTTTAACAAATTTCATTCGAAAGGATGCTACACAGAATCAAAAACATGCAATCACAAAGATTTAGccaatttatttacaacgtaGAGATCCTTACTTTATCAAGTATTCAATATTTTTTGCGGAAAATCTAGACTGACAGGCCTAATTTGTGACAATTAAAGACTGTTGTTTTTCTTACCTCGGAAAGCGAGACTTGGACAGTCCTTGGGTTTAACACAGGTGAATTATCGTTGACATCCATCACGTTAACTGTGACATCAATAAATGTTCGGCGTGTTGGTTGGCCAAGGTCGGACGCCGACATGTTCAACACGTACTGAGGAGTGGTCTCGTAATCGAGTGAACTGGACAGCGACAATACTCCAGTTTGATTATTCAAGGAAAAGACACCTGATAGAAAAACAATAATAGAATtaaaagcggacagactgcaaatgatagaaGTTAGGTATATGAGTGAATGCAATATGTTGTTGCAATAACCGCTTTATTGCAATAATCCAAGATAAGTACAGCCAGCAGCAACTTTCAGGCATGCTTATACTTTTTCCCAAACTTGGAACTTGCACAACCACGATAATTACACTTATTTGTGTGAGAGAATAACACAATACTCTCGAGTTTTTTAAGCGAGTCATCTCGCCGCATACTCTCGTCTTCTCAGTTCGGTTGCAACAGTTCCTTACCATTTCAATTTCTAAAGTATGTGAGTGTGAGAAATTTCTTGTTAATTACAACAGCGATCAAGTAACATTACAAATGCGAGTTACGGTAAATGAACTGGAACATTAACCCTTTCattgccaaggggttccccattgacgagtaaaatcgtctggcgttagacagagtaaaatatataagtgccctgagggcacttacggcagttaaagcgtaaCCCGCAACTGGAAAACTAAACGAAATAATTCCTCTCTTGGATTTtctctctattttttttttgtttaaccgAAAGCTGAATACTCAACTAAAACTTAATTATAGTATTTTTCTCTCTTCACCATATACCAAATAGTAGGTACTTTTACACAATGAAAGTTTCTGTTTCACGGGTTAAGTAAACATATCACTCTAGTATAGCAGCCTGAACCGGTACCACGAGCAAAGACAGGTACAAATTTTCTATTGCTGAGTTAAGAATTAAGGCGTTCCTGACACGTTTCGTGCCATGACGTAATAAGGTTTTAAATTTGGGTGAGATCAGAGGAACTGCAAATTCGTAATTCTTTCACTCTTTGAATCTGCAACAGCTCTGCTCAAACATGAAGACTGCCCTTGTTTTGTTTGTCCTCGTTGGAATTGTGTGTGCAGTTAAGGAAAAGGGTAAAGGTAGGTTGCGCAACTGAAATCAgtcaaatagaaaaaaaaactgaaacttAACACAGCAACATATGTTTCTACGTCGGGAGAAAATCTTAGTTCTTTTTTCAGGTAATTCAGTGAAAGTTGATATCAAAAGAACTTCTTTAACTTTCTTAAACAAAGTATTTGAAGACAAATACCACTATGCTAACCTTTAAAAGTTTAGACAATGAAGAGAAAACTACAATTCTCTTTTATGTTCAGGTAAATCGAGTAAGCAAAAAAGTGGATCTTTGGACGCGACTTCTTCAAGCCATAAAGAAGGTAAGATACCCTTTTTTTCAATCTTTGTTGCTGTTAGAGGATTGGACCCCGGTAATACTGAACCTAGTAAGGAGATCATTATGGGTTGTGTTGTGGGCTGGAGAAAGTAAATATTGTGTTCAGTATCGTTCAAGACAGCTTGTCCTATTTTAACCCCTTTAACATTTGCCCTACAATGAACTGTTTCTTATTCTGTAACATTTCTTGACACATATCGTTGTTCCACAAAATTGAGTTGTTTATAAACTACCAAGATGAGTAATCAAGGAATGGAGACCCGGAAACGAAGGAGAGTCACAAAACAGATGGTCGAGAGAGGTTACAGGACAAAAGAATATGGCTGTTTAAATTGTTGTGGAAAGAAGTAACCAGGCTAGGGTCTTTTTCGTATTCATGTGCATGATCATTGAAACACCTTATGACCGTTGAAATAATACCGATTGATTACTAACATTGACGGCGCCCAACAAGGGAGCAGcttactttttcttttcccGCCTGGCCAATTGTTTTATCTTTAATTTGGATTTGAAAGCTCTCATATAAAAGATGGTTATATTCTGTTTATCAGATCAATTATAATTGCTTGAAGCTTAcgatctgtttttttttttcattttcttagtcgagtttcttatctttcttaatttctttttttcagaatgCAAGACTCAAAGCGAAAGGGACCATTACTGTTTGAATGGTGGAACTTGTTTCCGTGTTCCTGCCATAGACGATAGTCCTCACTGCCATTGCACAGCGGAATTCACTGGAAAACGTTGTGAATATTACAACGTGCGCCGCAACTTGTAATAAGGTCGTAATTATCAACTGAATAAAGATGTGAATAAAATGTACAGTGCTACAGAGAGCACTGCAACCAAACGACGTATCAGCTTGAAATTTCTTTCAAAAGCAAACTAGCTCTCCCCCGTTTCCTATGAAAGAGTGACGTGTCTTTTTTTAACTCCTAAAATGTGCGCAAGCGTCATAAAGGGGTTATTGAAATGAAGCCAGGCCTGGTGGTCTTCATCGCTTTGTCGCTGGATCGGTTGGGCGAAAAGTTTGGACAAATTAACCATGTTCAAAGCTCTGGCTATTGAATTTGTCCCCTTCTTTCATAATACACCTTTCGGGTTGTCTAAATTAAAAAGATATGCGTAAAAAAAGATCCAACGCCAAAATAGGGAAGGTTGAGAATCCCTAAAACTGATAAACAACGCAAGTTTTCCAACGATGCAGACATTTTTAAAGACAGGAAAGAAGAACTTTAAACTATGGTACGATAACAGTACGGTGAATAAGTTAagtattcacctccacttcgatgaataatttttaataataataattattgttattattattaacaaaaaaatggtttgaacccaggagtaacattcGTTGATAgcagtcggtactgtaggttaaacacgtagcagagtcccattcgatagcgtggcttgtttttaattggtgttcggcgatgttattgttgaggtcaccctcgAATTacactggaaagctggtttactaacttaaaAGAAACTGCCCTAAATCAGTTGTCAGTCACTGCAATCTCccaaatgatctttttcaatcaaggtattattattattattattattattattattattattattattattacacatttttttttaaggaatacgcttttaatttgaatatcttTTTTATAACGGCCGCTATACCTTTCAAAGCAACCAGGTCGTTTTATTGGCATTTCATGTTgctaattattaataaatttagttatTAATCAATTTCTATATATTGACGGGCTCCAATTTGTGTGGAATTTGGCTTACACAAGATTGATCACATTCAAAGTACTGCAGGTAGATAACAGGTAAACAAACGGAAAGGATGACAAAGTTTAAACAGGTTGAGATTTCAACCTGTCGTTGTCATGTGGAAAGGATGACAAGGCGTCAACGACGACTGGGCTCGAAGGCAAAAGTTATTGACATTTAAGCgccatttacactagcaagttttccatGATAAGTTTTCCTTagcagtgtaaatggaaaaacatGACAATTTTTTCCAAGACAAGTgcccttgttcaaaaactagcatgctagttttttGAACAAGAAttttttgtcaaggaaaaacttgtctaGGGCGATATTAGCtggtgtaaattacttgtcaagtgcacttgtcaaggaaaacttgtcatattttccatttacactactaAGGGAAAcgtgtcaaggaaaaacttgtcaaggagaacttGCTAGTGTGTATACAGTCAACAAGTTTTTCTTGACAAAGGGACtcgtcaaggaaaacttgctagtgtaaacgAGGCTTTAGGCGTTGTAGTACCAAGTTGCAATATCCTCTCATGTCATTGCAAGAATTCCCATGTCGATGACGTGGTTTGCTACCATTAAGCGTCTAGTTAATTTCAGATTTGGTAAACGAAAG belongs to Acropora muricata isolate sample 2 chromosome 9, ASM3666990v1, whole genome shotgun sequence and includes:
- the LOC136929126 gene encoding OMEGA-stichotoxin-Sgt1a-like, whose product is MKTALVLFVLVGIVCAVKEKGKGKSSKQKSGSLDATSSSHKEECKTQSERDHYCLNGGTCFRVPAIDDSPHCHCTAEFTGKRCEYYNVRRNL